A genomic segment from Actinomadura hallensis encodes:
- a CDS encoding carbohydrate kinase family protein produces MTRVVVVGDLMTDTVARAAYPLAKGSDTPAAVTIHGGGSGANVAAWLAVEGVDVAFVGRRGSDIAGRNRDMELMGYGVDARLVMDGERPTGTCVVMVTHKGDRTMLSDPGANAALLPEDIERCKDLFTQGTHLHLSGYSLLNEGSRKAAIHALDLARKAQMSVSVDGGSSSPLKRMGAEPFLEWTQGVRLLIVNTKEAEILTGRESPEQAAKVLTAWYPQVVIKNGEDGALWYTNGRPEPVTVAADPLDKIVDGTGAGDAFVAGFLPPWLDGKQPADALTAGCRLAARAMQHLGARPTLDVVDNQIK; encoded by the coding sequence ATGACGCGCGTGGTCGTGGTCGGCGATCTGATGACAGACACCGTGGCGCGTGCCGCGTATCCCCTGGCCAAGGGGAGCGACACGCCCGCCGCCGTGACGATCCACGGGGGCGGCTCGGGCGCCAACGTGGCGGCATGGCTCGCCGTGGAGGGGGTCGACGTCGCCTTCGTCGGCCGCCGCGGATCGGACATCGCCGGCCGGAACCGGGACATGGAACTGATGGGGTACGGCGTCGACGCCCGCCTCGTCATGGACGGGGAGCGCCCCACAGGCACCTGTGTGGTGATGGTCACCCACAAAGGGGACCGGACGATGCTCTCGGACCCCGGCGCCAACGCCGCGCTCCTCCCCGAGGACATCGAGCGCTGCAAGGACCTCTTCACTCAGGGCACCCATCTGCACCTCTCCGGCTACTCCCTCCTCAACGAGGGCTCCCGGAAGGCGGCCATCCACGCCCTCGACCTCGCGCGCAAGGCACAGATGTCGGTCTCCGTGGACGGCGGTTCGTCGTCCCCGCTGAAGCGGATGGGGGCCGAGCCCTTCCTCGAGTGGACGCAGGGCGTGCGTCTCCTGATCGTCAACACCAAGGAGGCCGAGATCCTCACCGGCCGCGAGTCCCCCGAGCAGGCCGCCAAGGTCCTCACGGCGTGGTACCCGCAGGTCGTCATCAAGAACGGTGAGGACGGCGCCCTCTGGTACACCAACGGCCGCCCCGAGCCCGTCACCGTCGCCGCCGACCCCCTCGACAAGATCGTCGACGGGACCGGCGCCGGGGACGCGTTCGTCGCGGGCTTCCTCCCGCCCTGGTTGGACGGCAAGCAGCCCGCCGACGCCCTGACCGCGGGCTGCCGCCTCGCCGCCCGCGCCATGCAGCACCTGGGCGCCCGCCCCACCCTCGACGTGGTGGACAACCAGATCAAGTGA
- a CDS encoding DUF5998 family protein has product MRETRATVSGLRTAIERSGYYPALVADAVESAVGDEPVVAYVVHHEATFDPAMEVRRHVTVLVLTSTRLLVCHTDEHPPGEGMARPHASTTTEAVKLERVQSVAVTRVVPDPASYVPGVPPTEVVLTIGWGAIAHVDLEPATCGDENCEADHGYTGSVTADDLSLRVSEAADGAEAVGQVLAFAAELSTATAR; this is encoded by the coding sequence ATGAGGGAAACCCGAGCGACGGTGAGCGGTCTGCGCACGGCGATCGAGCGCAGCGGTTACTACCCGGCCCTGGTCGCGGACGCGGTCGAGTCGGCCGTCGGGGACGAGCCCGTCGTCGCCTACGTGGTCCACCATGAGGCGACGTTCGACCCCGCGATGGAGGTGCGCCGGCACGTGACCGTGCTGGTGCTGACGTCGACCCGGCTGCTGGTGTGCCACACCGACGAGCACCCGCCCGGCGAGGGCATGGCCAGGCCGCACGCCTCCACGACCACCGAGGCCGTCAAGCTGGAACGCGTCCAGTCGGTCGCGGTGACGCGGGTCGTCCCGGACCCCGCGTCGTACGTGCCGGGGGTGCCGCCCACGGAGGTCGTGCTCACGATCGGCTGGGGCGCCATCGCCCACGTCGACCTGGAGCCCGCGACGTGCGGCGACGAGAACTGCGAGGCCGACCACGGCTACACCGGCAGCGTCACGGCCGACGACCTGTCCCTGCGGGTGAGCGAGGCCGCCGACGGCGCCGAGGCGGTCGGCCAGGTGCTGGCGTTCGCCGCGGAGCTGTCCACCGCGACCGCGCGCTGA
- a CDS encoding GNAT family N-acetyltransferase — MTEGYPDHWEADVVLSDGGTAHLRPIRPDDGEMLREFHERLSPESIYYRFFSPRPRLTEREIAHFTTVDHDHRAALIATIGEEMVAVVRYDRLNDRPETAEVAFLVEDAHQGRGLGPVLLEHIAAAARERGVRRFVASVLPENRRMTRVFRQAGYRAEQRFEEGVIELVLDLEPTETSLEVMAAREHRAESRSIQRLLFPRSVAVIGASRAEHSVGQTVLRNLLAGDFTGPVYPVHPTAVAVAGVRAYASVLEIADDVDLAVVAVRAAAVHEVVEQCASKGVRGLVVVSSGFGEIGEEGRARQEQLVRLARAYGMRVVGPNCLGIANTDPDVRLNATLAPTMPGRGPVGFFSQSGALGIAILQRTAERGLGLSTFVSAGNRGDVSGNDLLQYWEEDPATKAVLLYLESLGNPRKFARLARRLGRRKPIVAVKSGRSTQGVPIGHAARALTLPDHAVSALFEQAGVIRVEDLSELFDVAQLLAYQPLPSGDRIAIIDNSDSLGLLAQDEAVALGLHVRPRVDLGPRAGADDYEAALAAALADDEVDAVVALFTPPTIGGYDVRVPEKILRLAAEAEKPIVATYLGTKGMPPDLRVTGPDGMPAEGSVPSYPAPEDAVRALAYVIRYAQWRQRPPGTTPSFEDVDRDRARELVAGWLGDGGPVEATPKQAAELLSCYGIEVDGDGGSPQAVPTRIVIREDRSFGPLVSFGIADETAALLDDRAYRLSPLTDVDAAEMIRAIRTAPLLLGHRGAEPANLKALEELLLRASRLGYDIPEMARLELNPVMADASGAVVRDVTLTLDRPLGPRPELQPRRLS; from the coding sequence GTGACCGAGGGTTATCCGGATCATTGGGAGGCCGACGTCGTCCTCAGCGACGGCGGGACGGCTCATCTGCGCCCCATCCGGCCCGACGACGGCGAGATGCTGCGCGAGTTCCACGAGCGGCTGTCGCCGGAGTCGATCTACTACCGCTTCTTCTCGCCGCGCCCCCGCCTGACGGAGCGTGAGATCGCGCACTTCACGACCGTCGACCACGACCACCGCGCCGCGCTGATCGCCACGATCGGCGAGGAGATGGTCGCGGTCGTGCGCTACGACCGGCTGAACGACCGGCCGGAGACCGCGGAGGTCGCGTTCCTCGTGGAGGACGCGCATCAGGGCCGCGGGCTCGGGCCGGTGCTGCTGGAGCACATCGCGGCGGCGGCGCGGGAGCGCGGCGTGCGCCGGTTCGTGGCCAGCGTCCTGCCCGAGAACCGCCGGATGACGCGGGTGTTCCGGCAGGCCGGCTACCGGGCGGAGCAGCGGTTCGAGGAGGGCGTGATCGAGCTCGTCCTGGACCTGGAGCCGACCGAGACGTCCCTGGAGGTCATGGCGGCCCGCGAGCACCGGGCCGAGTCGCGGTCGATCCAGCGGCTGCTGTTCCCGCGGTCGGTGGCGGTGATCGGCGCGAGCCGCGCCGAGCACAGCGTCGGGCAGACGGTGCTGCGCAACCTGCTGGCCGGGGACTTCACCGGCCCGGTGTACCCGGTGCATCCGACGGCGGTGGCCGTGGCGGGGGTGCGGGCGTACGCGTCCGTCCTGGAGATCGCGGACGACGTGGACCTCGCGGTCGTCGCCGTCCGTGCCGCCGCCGTCCACGAGGTCGTGGAGCAGTGCGCGAGCAAGGGCGTGCGGGGCCTGGTCGTCGTGTCGTCGGGCTTCGGCGAGATAGGCGAGGAGGGGCGCGCCCGCCAGGAGCAGCTCGTGCGGCTGGCGCGGGCCTACGGGATGCGTGTCGTCGGGCCCAACTGCCTTGGCATCGCCAACACCGACCCGGATGTGCGCCTCAACGCGACCCTGGCGCCGACCATGCCGGGACGGGGCCCGGTGGGCTTCTTCTCCCAGTCGGGCGCGCTCGGCATCGCCATCCTGCAGCGGACGGCGGAGCGCGGCCTGGGCCTGTCCACGTTCGTGTCGGCCGGGAACCGCGGAGACGTGTCCGGCAACGACCTCCTCCAGTACTGGGAGGAGGACCCGGCGACCAAGGCCGTCCTGCTCTATCTGGAGTCGCTGGGCAACCCCCGCAAGTTCGCCCGGCTGGCGCGCAGGCTCGGCCGCCGCAAGCCGATCGTGGCGGTCAAGAGCGGCCGCAGCACGCAGGGCGTCCCCATCGGGCACGCGGCGCGCGCGCTGACCCTGCCCGACCACGCGGTCAGCGCGCTCTTCGAGCAGGCGGGCGTGATCCGCGTGGAGGACCTGTCCGAGCTGTTCGACGTGGCGCAGCTGCTGGCCTACCAGCCGCTCCCGTCCGGCGACCGCATCGCGATCATCGACAACTCCGACTCGCTGGGCCTGCTGGCCCAGGACGAGGCGGTCGCGCTCGGCCTGCACGTGCGCCCCCGCGTCGACCTCGGCCCGCGCGCCGGCGCCGACGACTACGAGGCGGCGCTGGCCGCGGCGCTGGCGGACGACGAGGTCGACGCGGTCGTGGCGCTGTTCACGCCGCCGACGATCGGCGGGTACGACGTCCGCGTCCCCGAGAAGATCCTCCGGCTCGCGGCGGAGGCGGAGAAGCCGATCGTGGCGACCTACCTCGGGACGAAGGGCATGCCGCCCGACCTGCGCGTCACCGGGCCGGACGGGATGCCCGCCGAGGGCTCGGTGCCGTCCTACCCCGCCCCCGAGGACGCCGTCCGGGCACTGGCCTACGTGATCCGGTACGCGCAGTGGCGCCAGCGCCCGCCGGGCACCACCCCGTCGTTCGAGGACGTGGACCGCGACCGCGCCCGCGAGCTGGTCGCCGGCTGGCTCGGCGACGGCGGGCCCGTGGAGGCGACCCCGAAGCAGGCGGCGGAGCTGCTGTCCTGCTACGGCATCGAGGTCGACGGCGACGGGGGGAGCCCGCAAGCGGTCCCGACCCGCATCGTGATCAGGGAGGACCGCTCGTTCGGCCCGCTGGTCTCCTTCGGCATCGCCGATGAGACCGCCGCGCTGCTGGACGACCGGGCCTACCGGCTGTCGCCCCTCACGGACGTCGACGCGGCGGAGATGATCCGCGCGATCCGGACGGCGCCGCTCCTGCTCGGCCACCGCGGCGCCGAGCCGGCCAACCTCAAGGCCCTGGAGGAGCTGCTGCTGCGCGCGTCCCGTCTCGGCTACGACATTCCCGAGATGGCGCGCCTGGAGCTGAACCCCGTCATGGCGGACGCCTCCGGCGCCGTCGTCCGCGACGTGACCCTGACACTGGACCGCCCCTTGGGCCCACGCCCCGAACTGCAACCCCGCAGACTTTCCTAG
- a CDS encoding LysR family transcriptional regulator, with protein MSPTFDALLECPSGLLDMTFDQLRTLLVVHEKGNALRAARVLGREQSSVQKQLDTLNRNSQAICGEVLTVRQGRGKDFLFTPTGETVVELARTTFDKWLESIHWSRRRLGRMLTVGTTEFTLPIVSRAWKRVSEEFEQREVEFKVAHVRTKDLWSRLETRQVDLICGSIVSTPEGDRRFKEYEVVEYARGKALLLTNLPESELPDTPVETSRLAGIPLVVPPAGLVADLLATWYGPGFRERLTVVADIDDVHYGLSLLRSGFVRGCMIVTGSIGRGMAAQDDPDAVPLRAIPLHDDLEPKAELMTGAFVRRADLERYDAGHPLNRLWAAVKEDVRTYKPVA; from the coding sequence GTGTCACCGACCTTCGATGCGCTTCTCGAATGCCCGTCCGGGCTGCTCGACATGACGTTCGACCAGCTGCGGACGCTCCTGGTCGTGCACGAGAAGGGGAACGCGCTGAGGGCCGCGCGCGTGCTCGGCCGCGAGCAGTCCAGCGTCCAGAAGCAGCTCGACACGCTGAACCGCAACAGCCAGGCGATCTGCGGGGAGGTCCTGACCGTCCGGCAGGGGCGCGGCAAGGATTTCCTCTTCACCCCCACCGGCGAGACCGTCGTGGAACTGGCGCGGACGACGTTCGACAAATGGCTCGAGTCCATTCACTGGAGCCGGCGCCGCCTCGGCAGGATGCTCACCGTCGGCACCACCGAGTTCACGCTCCCGATCGTCTCCCGCGCCTGGAAGCGCGTGTCCGAGGAGTTCGAGCAGCGCGAGGTCGAGTTCAAGGTCGCGCACGTCCGCACCAAGGACCTGTGGTCACGCCTGGAGACCCGCCAGGTCGACCTGATCTGCGGCAGCATCGTGAGCACGCCGGAGGGCGACCGGCGCTTCAAGGAGTACGAGGTCGTCGAGTACGCGCGGGGGAAGGCGCTGCTGCTGACCAACCTGCCGGAGTCCGAGCTGCCGGACACGCCGGTGGAGACCAGCCGGCTCGCCGGGATCCCGCTGGTGGTGCCGCCCGCCGGTCTCGTCGCCGACCTGCTCGCCACCTGGTACGGGCCGGGCTTCCGGGAGCGGCTCACGGTCGTCGCCGACATCGACGACGTGCACTACGGGCTGTCGCTGCTGCGCTCCGGCTTCGTCCGCGGCTGCATGATCGTGACGGGTTCGATCGGACGCGGCATGGCCGCCCAGGACGACCCGGACGCCGTTCCGCTGCGCGCCATCCCCCTGCACGACGACCTGGAACCGAAGGCCGAGCTCATGACCGGCGCGTTCGTGCGCCGCGCCGACCTGGAGCGCTACGACGCGGGGCACCCGCTCAACCGCCTCTGGGCCGCGGTCAAGGAGGACGTCCGCACCTACAAGCCGGTCGCCTGA
- a CDS encoding RecQ family ATP-dependent DNA helicase has product MSTPDGLRDAAERCLRALAGDHARLRDDQWTAIRSLVVERRRALVVQRTGWGKSAVYFVATRLLRERGAGPTVIISPLLALMRNQIEAARRAGIHARTINSSNTGDWDQIFAEVDAGDVDVLLVSPERLNNPDFRDLVLPKLAAGAGLVVVDEAHCISDWGHDFRPDYRRLRTLLAELPPGIPVLATTATANARVTQDVAEQLAGDDALVLRGPLERESLRLAVVSLPTPEQRIAWLGEHLADLPGSGIIYTLTVAAAHEISGYLRDRGHEVAAYSGQTEQAERLQAEQDLLDNKLKALVATSALGMGFDKPDLGFIVHVGAPQSPVAYYQQIGRAGRGVDRAEVILLPGREDREIWAYFAGLVFPPEPVVRRTLDVLEAAGRPLSTGALEPLVDLSRARLEMMLKVLDVDGAVRRVKGGWTSTGVPWEYDRERYERVTAERRREQQAMLDYISATTCREEFLRRRLDDPAAAPCGRCDNCTGRHWPADVASESASRARDRLHRPGVDLQPRRMWPTGVKDDLGVSGRIDLQAETGRALGRLTDIGWGNRLRELFAGDDTDVPADLVDAVVKVLAAWDWSARPTGVVTIGSRSRPRLVTTLGHRIAEIGRLPYLGELAPVGDPFPRRHNSAQRLRSVWNALSVPADLAAALPANPGPILLVDDRIETGWTMTVATRLLRRSGAAQVLPLTLATPN; this is encoded by the coding sequence CTGCGCGCCCTCGCGGGCGACCACGCGCGACTCCGCGACGACCAGTGGACGGCGATCCGCTCGCTCGTCGTCGAGCGGCGGCGGGCCCTGGTCGTCCAGCGCACCGGCTGGGGCAAGTCCGCCGTGTACTTCGTGGCGACCCGGCTGCTCCGCGAGCGCGGCGCGGGCCCCACCGTGATCATCTCGCCGCTGCTCGCGCTGATGCGCAACCAGATCGAGGCCGCGCGGCGCGCCGGGATCCACGCGCGGACGATCAACTCGTCCAACACCGGCGACTGGGACCAGATCTTCGCCGAGGTCGACGCGGGCGACGTCGACGTCCTGCTCGTCAGCCCCGAGCGGCTCAACAATCCCGACTTCCGCGACCTCGTCCTGCCCAAGCTCGCCGCCGGGGCCGGGCTGGTCGTCGTCGACGAGGCGCACTGCATCTCCGACTGGGGCCACGACTTCCGCCCCGACTACCGCAGGCTGCGCACCCTGCTCGCCGAGCTGCCGCCGGGCATCCCGGTCCTGGCCACCACCGCGACCGCCAACGCCCGCGTCACCCAGGACGTCGCCGAACAGCTCGCCGGGGACGACGCCCTCGTCCTGCGCGGCCCCCTCGAACGCGAGTCGCTCCGCCTCGCCGTGGTCTCGCTCCCCACCCCCGAGCAGCGCATCGCGTGGCTCGGCGAGCACCTCGCCGACCTCCCCGGCTCGGGGATCATCTACACGCTCACCGTCGCCGCCGCCCACGAGATCAGCGGCTACCTGCGCGACCGCGGCCACGAGGTCGCCGCCTACTCCGGCCAGACCGAGCAGGCCGAGCGGCTCCAGGCCGAGCAGGACCTGCTCGACAACAAGCTCAAGGCCCTCGTCGCCACCAGCGCCCTCGGCATGGGCTTCGACAAGCCCGACCTCGGCTTCATCGTCCACGTGGGCGCGCCGCAGTCCCCGGTCGCCTACTACCAGCAGATCGGCCGCGCCGGCCGTGGCGTCGACCGCGCCGAGGTGATCCTGCTGCCCGGCCGGGAGGACCGCGAGATCTGGGCGTACTTCGCCGGCCTCGTGTTCCCGCCGGAGCCGGTCGTCCGCCGCACCCTCGACGTGCTGGAGGCCGCGGGCCGCCCGCTGTCCACCGGCGCGCTCGAACCGCTGGTCGACCTCAGCCGGGCCCGCCTCGAGATGATGCTCAAGGTCCTCGACGTGGACGGCGCGGTCCGCCGCGTCAAGGGCGGCTGGACGTCCACCGGCGTGCCGTGGGAGTACGACCGGGAACGCTACGAGCGGGTCACCGCCGAACGCCGCCGCGAGCAGCAGGCGATGCTCGACTACATCTCGGCCACCACCTGCCGGGAGGAGTTCCTCCGCCGCCGGCTGGACGACCCTGCGGCGGCCCCCTGCGGCCGCTGCGACAACTGCACCGGCCGCCACTGGCCCGCCGACGTCGCCTCCGAGTCCGCCTCCCGGGCCCGCGACCGCCTCCACCGCCCCGGCGTGGACCTGCAGCCGCGCCGCATGTGGCCGACCGGCGTCAAGGACGACCTCGGCGTCTCCGGCCGCATCGACCTCCAGGCCGAGACCGGCCGCGCCCTGGGCCGCCTCACCGACATCGGCTGGGGCAACCGCCTGCGCGAACTGTTCGCCGGCGACGACACCGACGTCCCCGCCGACCTGGTGGACGCCGTCGTCAAGGTGCTCGCCGCCTGGGACTGGTCCGCCCGCCCCACCGGCGTCGTGACCATCGGCTCCCGCTCCCGCCCCCGCCTGGTGACGACGCTCGGCCACCGCATCGCCGAGATCGGCCGCCTGCCCTACCTGGGCGAACTCGCCCCCGTCGGCGACCCGTTCCCGCGCCGCCACAACAGCGCCCAGCGTCTCCGCTCCGTCTGGAACGCCCTGTCCGTGCCCGCCGACCTCGCGGCGGCCCTCCCCGCCAACCCGGGCCCGATCCTCCTGGTCGACGACCGGATCGAGACGGGCTGGACCATGACGGTGGCGACCCGCCTCCTCCGCCGGTCCGGCGCCGCCCAGGTCCTCCCCCTGACCCTCGCCACCCCCAACTAA